In Moorella sp. Hama-1, a single genomic region encodes these proteins:
- a CDS encoding bifunctional folylpolyglutamate synthase/dihydrofolate synthase, which produces MNYQESLEFLRQLTKFGFNLGLGRIQELMRRSGSPQERLRFIHIGGTNGKGSVAAMVASILQAAGYRVGLFTSPHLHSYTERIRINGRNIPEEGLAALLTWFKPLLTAMVAEGYEHPTEFEVGTAVALKYFADEGVDLVVLEVGLGGAIDSTNVIPTSLVSVITNVGMDHMQYLGNTIAEIAAVKAGIIKEKGVVVTASRRPEALEVIGRTCREKGATLYQVGRDVTWRERRVSLAGGEFDCRGLLAEYVDLRVPLLGRHQLENAATAVATIEAAVRHHSLQVSPDHLRQGLATASWPARLEIMHREPMIIIDGAHNYDGAVCLRRALEEIFHYHHLILVLGMLADKERERVVAELAPLATAVVVTRPNNPRAGNWQSLAASVGNYVGEVEVIEAIPAAIKRALALAGPSDLICITGSLYMVADARERLKNFQKEESPGR; this is translated from the coding sequence GTGAACTACCAGGAATCCCTTGAGTTTTTAAGGCAACTGACCAAATTTGGTTTTAACCTGGGCCTGGGGCGGATCCAGGAACTCATGCGCCGCTCCGGTTCGCCCCAGGAACGCCTGCGCTTTATCCATATCGGTGGCACCAACGGCAAGGGTTCGGTAGCGGCCATGGTGGCCAGTATCCTGCAGGCGGCAGGTTACCGGGTGGGCCTCTTTACCTCGCCCCACCTCCATTCCTATACCGAGCGCATCCGTATTAACGGCCGGAACATCCCGGAAGAGGGCCTGGCGGCCCTCCTCACCTGGTTCAAGCCCCTGCTTACGGCCATGGTGGCCGAGGGCTACGAGCACCCGACGGAGTTTGAGGTGGGCACGGCCGTAGCCCTGAAGTATTTTGCCGACGAAGGGGTAGACCTGGTAGTCCTGGAAGTCGGCCTGGGGGGAGCCATCGATTCCACCAATGTCATCCCCACGTCCCTGGTGAGCGTTATCACCAACGTCGGTATGGATCACATGCAGTATTTAGGGAATACTATAGCCGAGATCGCCGCAGTCAAGGCCGGCATTATCAAAGAAAAGGGAGTTGTGGTTACGGCTTCCCGGCGACCGGAGGCCCTGGAGGTAATCGGCCGTACCTGCCGGGAAAAGGGGGCCACCCTCTACCAGGTCGGCCGGGATGTCACCTGGCGGGAGCGCCGGGTATCCCTGGCCGGGGGCGAGTTTGACTGCCGGGGCCTACTGGCTGAGTATGTGGACCTGAGGGTACCCCTCCTGGGGCGGCACCAGCTGGAGAATGCCGCGACGGCGGTGGCCACCATTGAGGCTGCCGTCCGCCACCATAGCCTGCAGGTGAGCCCCGACCACCTGCGTCAGGGTCTGGCTACCGCCTCTTGGCCGGCGCGCCTGGAGATTATGCACCGCGAACCTATGATCATTATTGACGGGGCCCATAACTATGACGGGGCCGTCTGCCTGCGCCGGGCCCTGGAAGAGATCTTTCACTATCATCACCTGATCCTCGTCCTGGGGATGCTGGCAGATAAAGAGCGAGAGCGGGTGGTGGCCGAGCTGGCCCCCCTGGCGACGGCCGTCGTGGTTACCCGGCCCAATAACCCCCGGGCCGGGAACTGGCAGTCCCTGGCCGCCAGCGTGGGGAACTACGTGGGGGAAGTCGAGGTTATCGAGGCCATCCCCGCGGCCATTAAGAGGGCTCTGGCCCTTGCCGGGCCGTCTGACCTGATCTGCATTACCGGTTCTTTGTACATGGTAGCAGACGCCAGGGAGCGGCTTAAGAACTTTCAAAAAGAGGAATCTCCGGGGCGGTAG
- a CDS encoding redox-sensing transcriptional repressor Rex codes for MKTLKIPEATITRLSVYSRYLAQVDRHGVATISSGEIAEGVGVSPAQVRKDLAYFGEFGTRGVGYNVKDLYWHIIKILGLNTTWSVVIIGAGNLGTALSMYGGFRERGFKIVGIFDNAPHKIGYRLNGVEVYPLERLKEIIEREKAQIAIITVPAEYAQEVADLLVETSIQGILNFAPRVLNLPEQIELRNVDLSVNLEILTFNLAFRRAMKAGK; via the coding sequence GTGAAGACCTTAAAAATTCCCGAAGCGACTATTACCCGTTTATCGGTTTATTCCCGCTACTTGGCCCAGGTAGACCGCCACGGCGTAGCCACTATCTCCTCGGGCGAAATCGCCGAGGGGGTCGGCGTCAGCCCGGCCCAGGTCCGTAAGGACCTAGCCTACTTTGGTGAATTCGGCACCCGGGGTGTAGGTTATAACGTCAAGGACCTCTACTGGCATATTATTAAGATCCTTGGTCTCAATACTACCTGGTCGGTGGTCATCATCGGCGCCGGTAACCTGGGTACAGCCCTTTCCATGTACGGCGGGTTTCGCGAGCGGGGCTTTAAAATAGTAGGCATCTTTGACAACGCCCCCCATAAGATCGGCTACCGCTTGAATGGTGTCGAGGTTTATCCCTTGGAGCGCCTGAAGGAAATAATTGAGCGGGAAAAGGCGCAAATCGCCATTATTACCGTCCCGGCGGAATACGCCCAGGAGGTTGCCGACCTGCTGGTGGAGACCAGTATCCAGGGCATCCTGAACTTCGCCCCGCGGGTGTTGAACCTCCCGGAACAAATTGAACTCCGGAATGTCGATCTCTCGGTAAATCTGGAGATACTAACCTTTAATCTAGCCTTTCGCCGGGCCATGAAGGCCGGCAAATGA
- a CDS encoding Maf family protein — translation MSNLILASASPRRRELLGRIGLQFDVRPSRIDEERYRDLPPGPRVEALALAKARAVAARVADALVLGADTLVVCQGQVLGKPDSPADAAAMLTFLSGRIHNVYTGVAVVRAPGVEARVTHARTAVTFRRLTPDQIAAYVATGEPLDKAGAYGIQGRGALLVAGIQGDYFNVVGLPLIKVEELLAAFGVDVWGRL, via the coding sequence ATGAGCAACTTGATTCTGGCCTCAGCCTCGCCGCGGCGGCGGGAACTCCTGGGCCGGATTGGCTTACAGTTTGACGTCCGGCCCAGCCGGATTGATGAGGAGCGTTACCGGGATTTGCCACCAGGGCCCAGGGTGGAAGCCCTGGCCCTGGCCAAAGCCCGGGCTGTGGCCGCCAGGGTGGCTGATGCTCTGGTCCTGGGGGCTGATACCCTGGTGGTCTGCCAGGGCCAGGTCCTGGGGAAACCGGATTCGCCGGCAGATGCTGCGGCTATGTTGACCTTTTTAAGCGGTCGCATCCATAACGTCTATACCGGGGTGGCGGTTGTCCGGGCCCCTGGTGTAGAGGCGCGGGTGACCCACGCCCGGACGGCGGTTACCTTTCGCCGCCTGACCCCGGACCAGATTGCCGCCTATGTAGCCACCGGGGAACCCCTGGATAAAGCCGGCGCCTATGGCATCCAGGGCCGCGGCGCCCTGCTGGTGGCAGGGATCCAGGGTGATTATTTCAATGTCGTCGGCCTGCCCCTGATCAAGGTGGAAGAGCTGCTGGCCGCATTCGGAGTGGATGTTTGGGGGAGATTATAG
- the radC gene encoding RadC family protein: MSGEPGVTIKELPVELRPRERLLTAGVQALSNAELLAILLRTGTRTESALDVARRLLSGPEGLQYLAGATLEELQEQRGIGLAKAAELKAALELGRRLAAFNLARTVIRNPRDVAGLLLEEMRYLDRENFRTVSLNTKNQVLGIDNVSVGSLNSSLAHPREVFKDPIRRSAAAIILAHNHPSGDATPSQEDINVTRRLVEAGRILGIEVLDHLIIGDGRFTSLKERNLL; encoded by the coding sequence ATGTCTGGAGAACCGGGGGTCACGATTAAAGAATTACCCGTCGAACTGCGGCCCCGGGAGAGGCTTTTGACCGCCGGGGTTCAGGCTCTGTCCAATGCTGAACTCCTGGCCATCCTCCTGCGGACGGGAACCAGGACCGAATCCGCCCTGGATGTTGCCCGCCGCCTCCTTTCCGGGCCCGAGGGCCTGCAATACCTGGCCGGGGCTACCCTGGAAGAGCTGCAGGAGCAAAGGGGGATCGGCCTGGCCAAGGCGGCAGAACTCAAGGCCGCCCTGGAACTGGGCCGGCGCCTGGCCGCCTTTAACCTGGCACGCACGGTGATCCGCAATCCCCGGGACGTCGCCGGGCTCCTCCTGGAGGAGATGCGCTACCTGGACCGGGAGAATTTCCGCACCGTTTCCCTGAATACGAAAAACCAGGTCCTGGGGATTGACAACGTGTCGGTAGGGAGCCTGAATTCTTCCCTGGCCCATCCCCGGGAGGTTTTTAAAGATCCCATCCGGCGCAGCGCGGCGGCCATTATCCTGGCCCATAACCATCCCAGCGGCGACGCCACCCCCAGCCAGGAAGATATCAACGTCACCCGGCGCCTGGTGGAGGCCGGGCGGATCCTGGGGATTGAAGTCCTGGATCATTTAATTATCGGCGACGGTCGCTTTACCAGCCTCAAGGAACGAAATCTACTTTAA
- a CDS encoding rod shape-determining protein: protein MIFAQDLGIDLGTANTLVHVRNKGIILREPSVVAIQRGTGTVMAVGEEAKRMIGRTPGNIVAIRPLKDGVIADFDVTQSMLRYFIEKAIPKGFLVRPRVVVGVPSGVTAVEERAVREAALQAGAKEAYLIEEPMAAAIGAGLPVYEPTGNMIVDIGGGTTEVAVISLGGIVTSRSIRIGGDEMDEAITQYIKRTYNLMIGERTAEEIKIELGAAYFGDTDEDQERQQRTYAVRGRDLVTGLPKTIEITAMEIKEALAEPVAAILEAIKVCLERTPPELAADLMDRGIVLAGGGSLLWGLDRLVSQETGMPVNMAEDPLTAVAVGTGKVLENIEVLKRVLLPARRSG from the coding sequence ATGATCTTCGCCCAAGACCTGGGGATTGACCTGGGTACGGCCAATACCCTGGTTCACGTTCGCAATAAGGGCATTATCCTGCGGGAACCTTCGGTGGTGGCCATCCAGCGGGGCACCGGCACAGTCATGGCCGTTGGTGAGGAAGCCAAGCGGATGATCGGTCGGACGCCGGGTAATATTGTGGCCATTCGCCCGTTAAAAGACGGCGTAATCGCCGATTTTGACGTTACCCAGAGCATGTTGCGCTATTTTATCGAGAAAGCCATACCCAAGGGTTTCCTGGTGCGGCCGCGGGTAGTCGTGGGGGTCCCTTCGGGGGTGACGGCGGTGGAGGAACGGGCTGTCCGCGAAGCAGCCCTCCAGGCCGGGGCCAAAGAGGCCTACCTTATTGAAGAGCCCATGGCAGCAGCCATTGGGGCCGGCCTGCCGGTTTATGAGCCCACCGGTAATATGATTGTCGACATCGGCGGCGGCACTACCGAGGTGGCCGTAATTTCCCTGGGCGGTATCGTCACCAGCCGTTCCATCCGCATTGGCGGTGACGAGATGGACGAGGCCATCACCCAGTATATCAAGCGTACCTATAACCTGATGATTGGCGAGCGGACGGCGGAGGAAATCAAGATTGAGCTGGGCGCGGCTTATTTCGGCGACACCGATGAAGACCAGGAACGCCAGCAGCGAACCTATGCCGTCCGGGGCCGGGACCTGGTGACGGGCCTGCCCAAGACCATCGAGATTACAGCCATGGAGATTAAGGAGGCCCTGGCGGAACCGGTGGCCGCCATCCTGGAGGCTATTAAGGTCTGCCTGGAGCGGACGCCTCCGGAGCTGGCGGCCGACCTGATGGACCGGGGGATTGTCCTGGCCGGGGGTGGCTCTTTGTTATGGGGCCTGGATCGCCTGGTGAGCCAGGAAACCGGCATGCCCGTAAATATGGCCGAGGATCCCCTGACGGCGGTGGCTGTAGGCACAGGCAAGGTCCTGGAGAATATTGAAGTCCTGAAACGGGTGCTTTTGCCGGCACGGCGCTCGGGTTAG
- the mreC gene encoding rod shape-determining protein MreC, with protein MSRRWRKLVAPLILVLAVAGLIVMMRWSALERSRLTFLEGSLRDALAPAERGITLVVNKGTGWLAAVKDYGRLQAENQALKQQVAELQAATVQMEEYRQENNRLRALLDYKTANQQAFTFTAAPVIGRNPNNWYHTITLGLGSSAGLKKDQVVVTSQGVVGRIIAVSPRTAEVLLILDREGAIGGMIQVTRTPGIVEGSPDYRGYLQMVHVPRDAQILPNQVVITSGLGGVFPRGLLLGTVIKTLPEPDGLMQRAIIAPAVDFDRLEDVLVITGVKGGVNDAVPGVTGPGPGGAGPGGNPAAGH; from the coding sequence TTGAGCCGTCGGTGGCGGAAGCTCGTTGCCCCGTTGATCCTGGTGCTGGCGGTAGCCGGTCTGATAGTTATGATGCGCTGGTCGGCCCTGGAGAGGAGTCGCCTGACCTTCCTCGAAGGCAGCCTGCGGGATGCCCTGGCCCCGGCGGAGCGGGGTATCACCCTGGTTGTCAACAAGGGGACGGGCTGGCTGGCGGCAGTCAAGGATTATGGTCGCCTGCAGGCCGAAAACCAGGCCCTGAAGCAGCAAGTTGCTGAACTGCAGGCGGCAACGGTGCAAATGGAGGAGTACCGCCAGGAGAATAACCGCCTGCGGGCCCTCCTGGATTATAAGACAGCCAACCAGCAGGCCTTTACTTTTACGGCCGCCCCGGTCATCGGCCGCAACCCTAATAACTGGTATCATACCATTACCCTGGGGTTGGGATCCAGTGCTGGCCTGAAAAAGGACCAGGTAGTAGTTACCTCCCAGGGGGTGGTGGGCCGGATTATCGCCGTTTCCCCCCGGACGGCCGAGGTCCTGTTGATCCTGGACCGGGAAGGGGCCATCGGGGGCATGATCCAGGTCACCCGTACCCCGGGGATAGTGGAAGGCAGCCCGGATTACCGGGGTTACCTGCAGATGGTCCACGTGCCCCGGGACGCCCAGATACTGCCCAACCAGGTGGTCATTACCTCCGGATTGGGGGGTGTCTTCCCCCGGGGTTTGTTACTGGGAACAGTGATTAAGACCCTGCCGGAGCCGGACGGCTTAATGCAGCGGGCCATAATCGCTCCAGCGGTAGACTTTGATCGCCTGGAGGATGTCCTGGTCATCACCGGGGTCAAAGGGGGCGTTAACGATGCAGTTCCTGGGGTTACTGGTCCTGGGCCTGGTGGGGCTGGTCCTGGAGGCAACCCTGCTGCCGGCCATTAA
- the mreD gene encoding rod shape-determining protein MreD, whose amino-acid sequence MQFLGLLVLGLVGLVLEATLLPAIKLAGVRADLLTVILSIYALLQGAPRGASLGFAYGLLEDLYLGKYLGLNALSKMLTGYLVGLSKDRLNQDNWLVPGILVFFATIGQGFLVLLLTYITGQGYPLLAGLEAIVLPMAFYDGGLALLGYNFYQGGIGWATRKRRIGSHG is encoded by the coding sequence ATGCAGTTCCTGGGGTTACTGGTCCTGGGCCTGGTGGGGCTGGTCCTGGAGGCAACCCTGCTGCCGGCCATTAAACTGGCAGGGGTGAGGGCTGATCTATTAACAGTTATCCTGTCTATCTATGCCCTCCTCCAGGGTGCTCCCCGGGGTGCATCGCTGGGATTTGCCTACGGCCTCCTGGAGGATTTATACCTGGGCAAGTACCTGGGCCTCAATGCCCTGAGCAAGATGCTTACCGGTTATTTAGTAGGTTTAAGCAAGGATCGCCTCAACCAGGATAACTGGCTGGTTCCCGGTATCCTGGTCTTTTTCGCCACCATCGGCCAGGGTTTTCTTGTCCTTTTGCTGACCTACATCACCGGTCAAGGGTATCCCTTGCTGGCTGGCCTGGAGGCCATTGTCCTGCCCATGGCCTTTTATGATGGTGGCCTGGCCTTGCTAGGCTATAACTTTTATCAGGGGGGGATAGGATGGGCAACCAGGAAAAGGAGAATTGGAAGCCATGGTTAA